The sequence CTTATCGCTGCGGGCGTCCCCTTCGACCGAGAGCCAGACGGCTCGCTCGCGCTCGGCCTCGAAGGGGGCCACCATCGCCGGCGCATCATCCATGCCGGCGGCGGCGCCACCGGCTGGCATATTGTCCGCGCCCTCGCCAACGTGGTTCTCGCTACGGCTGAGATCTCGGTGCTTGAAGGACCGACTGTCGCTGCGCTGCAGGTGAAAGCGGGGCGGGTGACCGGCGTCGAGCTCCGCTGGCCGGATGGGATCGACGGCGTGCTGGAGGGGCCGGTCGTCCTCGCGACGGGCGGCTGCGCCGGTCTCTACGGCCGGAGCACGAACCCTGAGACGGTCAACGGCCGCGGCATCGCTCTCGCGTGGCAGGCAGGCGCGGCGCTCGCCGACCTCGAGTTTGTCCAGTTCCACCCCACCGCGCTCGACTTGCCGGTCGCTGCGATGGGCCACAAAGCGCTTTTGCTGACCGAGGCGCTGCGCGGGGAGGGAGCCTATCTTCTCGACGCTCATGGGCGCCGGTTCTTGACTGCGGGGCCGCTCGCGCATCCGCTCGCCGAGCTCGCTCCCCGCGACGTCGTCGCGCGGGCGATCCATTATGCCCGCCAGGATGGTCCGGTCTTCCTCTCCCTCCGTCACCTCGACCCGGACCACGTCCGCGCTCGCTTCCCGAACCTCGTCTCTCTGCTCGCGTCGATCGGGCTGGATCTCGCGACCGACCTGCTGCCTGTCGCGCCGGCAGCGCACTATCTGATGGGAGGGGTGTGGTCGGACCGGAATGGCGCCTCCACCGTGCCGGGGCTGTACGTCGCGGGTGAGGTAGCCTGCACGGGAGTGCACGGGGCGAACCGGCTGGCGTCGAACTCGCTGCTCGAATGCCTCGTCTTCGGCCGGCGCGCCGGGCTTGCGGCCCTCGAGGGGGTTGCGCCAAGCGGGTTCGAAGAGGCGCTCAACCGCGGCTATGAATTGGACGCCCACCCGCCGGCGCCGCCGGAGCAGGGGGTCAGCGGCGAGGCGTTGGGAGCGCTGCTCGACAGCAATCTCGGCGTGATCCGTAACGAAGCGGGTCTCAGCGAAGCGCTCGCCCGGCTTGCGGAAGACGAGGCGGGCGTCGTGGCGCGGCGGATCGCGCTTGGCGCGTGGCTCCGCCGCGAGTCGCGGGGGGCGCATTACCGGAACGATTTTCCGGAGACGGTCGAGAGGTGGCGCGGCCGCATTATTCAGCAGCGCGGGCGTGCCCCCCATTTTGCCCCAGTCCGCGCTCCGGTGGCGGCGGCAGAGCGGCCATGATCGACACCGTCCTGCGCCCCTGCCGGGTGTCGCCCGACCTCCCGGGGCTTGCTGACCAAGTCGCGCGCGCGCTCGCCGAAGACGTGGGCCGAGGCGACCTGACGACGCGCCTGACCGTGCCCGCTGAGATGCGCGCCCGCGCCTCGCTCATCCAGAAATCGCCCGGCGTGCTCGCGGGTGCGCCGGTCTTCGAGGCGGTCTTTGCGCTTGTTCCAGGAGAGGTCTCGATTGCTTGGCTCGTCGAGGAGGGCAGCGTCTCACCCGGGCCGCGTACCGTCGCCGAACTCGAAGGCAGCGCGCGCGCCTTACTGACGGGGGAGCGGACAGCGCTCAACTATCTCCAGCGCTTGTCGGGGATCGCCACGCTCGCCGCCCGCGCGGCGGAGATCATCGCGCCCTATAACGTCACTCTGCTCGACACGCGCAAGACGACGCCAGGATTGCGGCTCCTTGAGAAGTACGCGACGCGGGTCGGCGGGGCGCGCAACCACCGCTTCGGCCTCGATGACGGCATCTTGATCAAGGACAACCATATCGTGGCTGCGGGCGGGATCACCGCGGCGGTGCAGGCGGCCCGCGCAGGTGCCCCGCCGGGAATGCTTATCGAAGTCGAGGTGACCACCTTCGCGGAGCTGGACGAAGCGCTCGCCGCCGGCGCCGACATCATTCTGCTCGACAATTGGGATCCCGCCGACCTCCGCCGCGCGATCGAGATCTGCGACAGCGCAGACGTCTGGACCGAGGTCTCGGGAGGAATCTCGCTGGAGACGATCGCCCGCTACGCCGCCGCACGGCCGGATTTCATCTCGATGGGGGCACTGACCCACTCGGCGACCGCGCTCGATTTTTCGCTCGACTTCGTCATGGAGAGGCCAGCATGGTCAGCTCGCTGATTCAGATCGCTCCACCGCCAGTTCAGGAGTCCGAGGAGGAGCTGATCGCCCAGATCCAGCAGCTCCGCAAAGAGCGCAACGCCGTCATCATGGCGCACAACTATCAAATCCCGCAGATTCAGGACCTCGCCGATTTTGTCGGCGACTCGCTCGCCCTTGCGCGGGAGGCAACCCGCGTCAAGGCGGATGTCATCGTCCTCTGCGGCGTCTATTTCATGGCAGAGACGGCGAAGCTGCTCAATCCGGACCGCATTGTCATCATTCCGGATCCCAACGCTGGCTGCTCGCTCGCCGACTCGATAACGGCAGAGCAGCTTCGGGAATGGAAGGCACAGCATCCCGGGGCGGTTGTTGTAAGTTATGTCAATACAACGGCAGCGGTGAAAGCCGAGACCGATATCTGCTGCACCTCTAGCAACGCCGAGAAGGTGATCCGTTCGATCCCCGAGGAGACGCCGATCCTGTTCTGTCCCGACCTGTTCCTCGGCGACTATCTGAAGCGGATCACCGGCCGCAAGAACATGGAGATTTGGCCGGGCGAGTGCCATGTTCATGCCGGTATCCGCCCCGAAGAAGTGCGGGAATTGCTGGAGAGCACTCCGGATGCCGAGCTGCTCATCCATCCCGAGTGTGGCTGCACCAGTTCGCTGGTGTGGGCCCGCGGACAGGGCATGTTGCCCAACAACACCTATATGCTGTCGACCGACGGCATGATCCGCCACGCGCGCGCCAGCGCTGCCAAGAACTTCATTGTCGCCACGGAGACTGGCCTGCTGCACCGCCTGCAGCATGAGAACCCAGCGAAGCGCTTCTTCCCCGCCGATCGCGCTGCCGTCTGTGTCTACATGAAGATGATCACCTTGCCGAAGCTCCGCAACGCCTTGCGCGACTTGCAGCCGCAGGTGACGATCCCGGAGGAGATCGCTGTCCCGGCGCGGCGCGCGATCGAGCGGATGCTGGCGGTCAGCTGATCACCGTCGGAGCGCGAGCGCGCCGTCGCCGGCGGACCGTGCCGCTCTCTGACGCCGCCGTTCGGTCGCTGGCAGCGGCGAATAGTGCGCCTCGCCGAGCGTCGACCGGATCCGCGCGGGGAGCCGGATAGCTGCTGCGACGCGCAGCGACGGAGCGGCGCGCTAGCGCGTTTCGAAGACGCGGACGGCACTTATTGCGACCGTCAGGTTCTGGCCGACAACGATACCAAAGGTACCCTCGCGCCGCGCTTCGGGCTTCGTCTCGATGACGTCAGCTACCCAGATATCGTTGATGTAGAGGGTGATGTTGTTCCCCCGCGCGACGACTTTCAGCCGGTTTTTGGCATTTCCAAGATTGATCACTCCCGGCGGGGCACGCGTCGGCTCGATCATCAGGTCGTAGCCGGCTTGATTCTGCCGCTGCAGCGCCTCAACGTAACGCCCGAGCGAATAGGTACCGTTGCCGCGTATGAGAAAGTCGTAGCCGTCGACCCCAACGAGGCGGAACCCGATCCCGTAGCCTTTGTCGTCCGGCCCGTCGAGCTTCTCTAGGTCGGCCTCGAGCACGAGCGAAGCGTAGATGGTGCGGTGATTGCGCGGCGTCGTCTGCCAATTTGTGCTTGTCGGGTAGAAGTTCTCAATGATGTATCGGCCGCCTCGGAAGTAGGCCCGCACGTTGTTATTGTCCACGACGTCCCAGCCGTTGGCGTTGGCGGCCATGTTGTCCTGAAAAAGCACGCGCCCGACTGGGATCGTGGTCGGCGTAGGGGGAACGCGGGTTGGCGTGTTCGGCGGACGCGTCGGCGACCCAGCCGCCGGCGTTGGCGTGCGCGGCGTGGCGGTGCCCGGGGGCCGCGTGGCGGTCGCGGTGGCGAGCCCGACAGGCTCCGGCTCCGAAAAAAGCGCGCCGGCCACCACGAGCGCGCCGAAGCCGCCGACGCAGCCGCAGAGGAGCAAGACGACCGCCGCGATCCCGATCAGGAGCCAATTCGGCCCGCCCCGACGCGGAGAAGCGGCGCTGGCGGGCGGCGGCGTGCTCCCCACGGCGGGCGGCGGCATGGCGCCGGGGGGCGCGCCGCCCGGCGGCGCAACGACCGTCGGCGGGGTCACGCTCGCGAGGGGGGCAGTCTGCTCAGGCGGCAGGAGCGCGCTGCTGGCCGCGACCCGGTCCAGAGCGGCTTTCAGCTCGGCGGCGGTTTGGTAGCGCTGCTCAGGGGATTTCTGGGTCGCTTTCTCGGGGATCGCCACGTGCGCGGGCGGCACGAGGGGATTGACACTGCTCGCTTTCGGCAGCGGCGTCTCGACGTGCTGCCGCACGATTGAGAACGAGTCCGGCCCGCTGAACGGCTGGCGGCCGGTGACCATCTCGAACAGCACAACGCCGAGCGAGTAAATATCCGCCCTGCCGTCGACCGGCCGACCGAGCGCCTGCTCGGGGCTCATGTATTCTGGGGTGCCGATCCCGGTGCCGATGCTCGTCAGCCCTTGCGCCTCAACGAGCCGGGCGATCCCGAAGTCGGCGAGCATTGCCCAGTCCTCGCGCGCCATCAGGATGTTGGTCGGCTTGACATCCCGGTGGACAATTCCGCGCGCATGGGCGTAGTCAAGCGCGTCCGCGATCTGGCTGGCGATCCGGCAGGCAAGCGGAAGGGACAGCCGACCGATGCGCTCGCGCAGCGTGCCGCCGAGCACGAGCATCATCGCAATGTAGAATGTCTCCCCATCTTGCCCGAAGTCGTAAATCGGCAGGATATTGGGATGCTGCAAGCTGGCGGCTGCATTCGCCTCGCGGCG comes from Dehalococcoidia bacterium and encodes:
- a CDS encoding FAD-dependent oxidoreductase, which translates into the protein MAERVIVVGGGAAGMTAALAVANAGGKVTLITNAIGGGSSPWAQGGVAAAIGADDSPEQHLRDTLACGGGLVDEEAARLMAEEAAARIADLIAAGVPFDREPDGSLALGLEGGHHRRRIIHAGGGATGWHIVRALANVVLATAEISVLEGPTVAALQVKAGRVTGVELRWPDGIDGVLEGPVVLATGGCAGLYGRSTNPETVNGRGIALAWQAGAALADLEFVQFHPTALDLPVAAMGHKALLLTEALRGEGAYLLDAHGRRFLTAGPLAHPLAELAPRDVVARAIHYARQDGPVFLSLRHLDPDHVRARFPNLVSLLASIGLDLATDLLPVAPAAHYLMGGVWSDRNGASTVPGLYVAGEVACTGVHGANRLASNSLLECLVFGRRAGLAALEGVAPSGFEEALNRGYELDAHPPAPPEQGVSGEALGALLDSNLGVIRNEAGLSEALARLAEDEAGVVARRIALGAWLRRESRGAHYRNDFPETVERWRGRIIQQRGRAPHFAPVRAPVAAAERP
- the nadC gene encoding carboxylating nicotinate-nucleotide diphosphorylase, which encodes MIDTVLRPCRVSPDLPGLADQVARALAEDVGRGDLTTRLTVPAEMRARASLIQKSPGVLAGAPVFEAVFALVPGEVSIAWLVEEGSVSPGPRTVAELEGSARALLTGERTALNYLQRLSGIATLAARAAEIIAPYNVTLLDTRKTTPGLRLLEKYATRVGGARNHRFGLDDGILIKDNHIVAAGGITAAVQAARAGAPPGMLIEVEVTTFAELDEALAAGADIILLDNWDPADLRRAIEICDSADVWTEVSGGISLETIARYAAARPDFISMGALTHSATALDFSLDFVMERPAWSAR
- the nadA gene encoding quinolinate synthase NadA encodes the protein MVSSLIQIAPPPVQESEEELIAQIQQLRKERNAVIMAHNYQIPQIQDLADFVGDSLALAREATRVKADVIVLCGVYFMAETAKLLNPDRIVIIPDPNAGCSLADSITAEQLREWKAQHPGAVVVSYVNTTAAVKAETDICCTSSNAEKVIRSIPEETPILFCPDLFLGDYLKRITGRKNMEIWPGECHVHAGIRPEEVRELLESTPDAELLIHPECGCTSSLVWARGQGMLPNNTYMLSTDGMIRHARASAAKNFIVATETGLLHRLQHENPAKRFFPADRAAVCVYMKMITLPKLRNALRDLQPQVTIPEEIAVPARRAIERMLAVS
- a CDS encoding protein kinase, encoding MQFALSGVSYNRTTRGQQMQDLIGRNIGPYQIVERLGRGGMASVYKAVQASLNRNVALKVLPPSLAADPTFVERFRREANAAASLQHPNILPIYDFGQDGETFYIAMMLVLGGTLRERIGRLSLPLACRIASQIADALDYAHARGIVHRDVKPTNILMAREDWAMLADFGIARLVEAQGLTSIGTGIGTPEYMSPEQALGRPVDGRADIYSLGVVLFEMVTGRQPFSGPDSFSIVRQHVETPLPKASSVNPLVPPAHVAIPEKATQKSPEQRYQTAAELKAALDRVAASSALLPPEQTAPLASVTPPTVVAPPGGAPPGAMPPPAVGSTPPPASAASPRRGGPNWLLIGIAAVVLLLCGCVGGFGALVVAGALFSEPEPVGLATATATRPPGTATPRTPTPAAGSPTRPPNTPTRVPPTPTTIPVGRVLFQDNMAANANGWDVVDNNNVRAYFRGGRYIIENFYPTSTNWQTTPRNHRTIYASLVLEADLEKLDGPDDKGYGIGFRLVGVDGYDFLIRGNGTYSLGRYVEALQRQNQAGYDLMIEPTRAPPGVINLGNAKNRLKVVARGNNITLYINDIWVADVIETKPEARREGTFGIVVGQNLTVAISAVRVFETR